A window of Candida orthopsilosis Co 90-125, chromosome 8 draft sequence contains these coding sequences:
- a CDS encoding Atp11 protein (S. cerevisiae homolog ATP11 has unfolded protein binding, has role in mitochondrial proton-transporting ATP synthase complex assembly and localizes to mitochondrion), translating to MLQRTASTFRTQSRISRIIGVRFNSSLKDDAQKAVNGIKEQYDKAKDAANEKAEELKKSAQESAKSLAKQFSQEKTINAQVLNKYKKQLEQKAKDLGVSDLNELKEKFKDKIEKTKIELGAEDPLKQVLEWEKQQKEKSTDGSVINVRKIDEKKEKLPFKVLNDFIDVDKAKGLPVDDIKMIWKHRFLNKERALHATLDNRQFANIYANAYRYPNFVLPLPKPHNDGYELEFVQWAFVGPNTIHCMFTTLAEYKLNKEFSRPHTTLIFHQEFSQDKDLVLMNGVSEKEGGLSMDEAQLLAVNLQRFYSGKFPQMTKLLKEFNEGSPEFNVEELIKEATSV from the coding sequence ATGCTTCAAAGAACCGCTTCCACTTTCAGAACCCAATCGCGCATTTCGCGAATCATCGGTGTTAGATTCAATTCCTCCTTGAAAGATGATGCTCAGAAAGCAGTCAATGGCATCAAAGAACAATATGACAAGGCTAAAGATGCAGCAAATGAAAAAGCTGAGGAATTAAAGAAATCAGCCCAAGAATCAGCAAAGTCCTTAGCTAAACAATTTTCTCAAGAGAAAACCATTAATGCTCAAGTGTTGAACAAGTACAAGAAGCAATTGGAGCAAAAGGCCAAGGACTTGGGGGTTAGTGATTTGAACGAACTCAAAGAAAAGTTTAAAgacaaaattgagaaaacCAAGATTGAACTTGGTGCCGAGGATCCATTGAAGCAAGTCTTGGAATGGGAGAAGCAACAGAAGGAGAAAAGTACCGATGGCAGTGTCATCAATGTTCGTAAGAtagatgaaaagaaagaaaagctTCCATTTAAAGTACTCAATGATTTCATAGATGTTGATAAAGCAAAAGGCTTGCCAGTAGATGATATCaaaatgatttggaaacatAGATTTCTAAATAAAGAAAGGGCTTTACATGCAACATTAGATAACAGGcaatttgcaaatatttATGCAAATGCGTACAGGTATCCAAATTTTGTCTTGCCATTACCCAAGCCACACAATGATGGGTATGAGCTCGAATTTGTTCAATGGGCATTTGTCGGCCCAAACACAATTCATTGTATGTTTACCACCTTGGCTGAATATAAACTAAATAAGGAATTTTCCAGGCCACACACAACTCTCATATTCCATCAAGAATTTAGTCAAGACAAAGATCTTGTATTAATGAATGGGGTGAGTGAGAAGGAAGGGGGATTGTCTATGGATGAAGCTCAATTACTTGCTGTTAATTTGCAGAGGTTTTACAGCGGAAAATTCCCTCAAATGACGAAGTTATTGAAAGAGTTCAATGAAGGTAGTCCTGAATTCAATGTcgaagaattgattaaagaGGCTACATCTGTATAG
- a CDS encoding Zim17 protein (S. cerevisiae homolog ZIM17 has role in protein import into mitochondrial matrix, protein folding, protein stabilization, response to unfolded protein and localizes to mitochondrial matrix), translating to MLSRSIRSCAKRIPKRQLPVTRSIISVSSIRPQTVSLFPTRIFAVKYSSATQPDSNGKGELLIEFTCNVCDERSAHNMSKQAYEHGTVLIQCPKCRSRHLIADHLGFIRDEKFNLKDYIESQGEKIDNRVLEFEKIPPNLAHSSGQTADEDTPKQEKVLDLESPDDKVIKDKKE from the coding sequence ATGCTTTCAAGATCAATTCGCTCATGCGCAAAGAGAATCCCAAAGAGACAACTTCCAGTTACTCGTTCAATTATCTCTGTGTCAAGCATTAGACCACAAACCGTGAGTTTATTCCCCACAAGGATTTTTGCAGTCAAGTACAGTTCTGCCACTCAACCCGATTCCAATGGCAAGGGagagttgttgattgaattcACTTGTAACGTATGTGATGAGAGATCAGCCCACAATATGTCAAAACAAGCTTATGAGCACGGTACTGTTTTGATACAATGTCCCAAATGTAGGAGCAGACATTTGATTGCTGATCACTTGGGGTTTATAAGAGATGAAAAGTTTAACTTGAAAGATTATATTGAAAGTCAAggagaaaagattgataaCAGAGTGTTGGAATTCGAAAAGATTCCACCAAATTTGGCCCATTCTTCAGGACAAACTGCTGATGAAGATACACctaaacaagaaaaagttttggaTCTTGAAAGTCCCGATGATAAGGTgatcaaagacaaaaagGAGTAA
- a CDS encoding Aim27 protein (S. cerevisiae homolog AIM27 has role in protein folding in endoplasmic reticulum), which yields MQPQPKLEPYKKVREAQFLLQARAFRENNHVLTNEEFEQLKAYFIETLSTNEFYAENPKKDEPINPFDPNSNEAIMQMAKGNLLNYIPQTLIMGWVNYFFAGFVIMKLPFPLTDGFKSMLQNGIMTPNLNVRYVSSISWYFVNLFGLRPVYSILMGSSEADEIMKQASQQQQTPMPNIGGPGGPKADKVFAAEAENIQILDHESVYDGIIERFVETYGS from the exons ATGCAACCGCAACCAAAACTTGAACCTTACAAAAAGGTAAGAGAAGC GCAATTTCTTCTACAAGCACGCGCATTCAGAGAGAATAATCATGTATTAAccaatgaagaatttgaacaattgaaagcATACTTTATTGAAACTTTATCCACTAATGAATTCTATGCTGAAAACCCCAAGAAGGATGAACCAATCAATCCATTCGATCCAAATTCTAACGAAGCCATTATGCAAATGGCAAAAGGAAATTTACTCAATTACATCCCACAAACATTAATTATGGGATGGGTTAATTACTTTTTTGCTGGATTTGTTATTATGAAACTACCATTTCCATTAACCGATGGGTTCAAAAGCATGTTACAAAATGGAATCATGACTCCTAATTTAAATGTGCGTTatgtttcttcaatatcttggtattttgtcaatttgtttgGATTAAGACCTGTGTATTCAATTCTCATGGGATCTTCTGAAGCTGATGAGATAATGAAACAAGCctcacaacaacaacagacTCCAATGCCTAATATTGGTGGACCGGGTGGACCTAAAGCTGATAAGGTTTTTGCTGCTGAAGCGgaaaatattcaaattttggatCATGAGTCGGTTTATGATGGAATTATTGAgagatttgttgaaacttATGGATCGTAG
- a CDS encoding ferric reductase, whose translation MFKRSVEYEGMDCLDESNPMYMQYHTMSQNEIPWASQTKYAEYTVYFGVVFIFIGLVKQVYYRIRDSTYKSQTDSNAATSFIDVLVSYCRYVGYKQTPRYLQYIASFPKSVGSSLFLMLSTLYLSCYCFVPHYWYRGCAGFGSPPLAVRAGMMSTALVPFIYVLAGKSNAITLLTGISYEKLNVFHQYVGVAGFILGVVHTIPFIYQQLQEAGASALHKTFITDLYYVSGIPTLILMGLLCTLSKAWVRKHFYELFLHLHWMMGIAFFGCLIWHIQFALGAQNYMWGALAFWASQLLYRILVKTCFKPTSMFLRSRSAHLTKLDENTYEIQIDNVKGYKWTPGQHCFLRFKGLRILDSHPFSISTTTESGEGMKFIVVPKQGLTKAHFAELDRQIELNKQVYIDGPYGGTFRDVSKFDKIVLVASGSGVTATIPFLSYVSQLHQQKSPLADNLKCVNFIWVVRHQSNIKWIEDELIRCQEVLGHKLQLDIRVCDYLVEMKKMDDKIDVEKSIESEELSTPRLPMTYGKPDVRSILTSLTTSFSRRNIVVCSGSNLMQTQVSQIVSELQSLIFNNDLRNTNVEEIYLHTECFGW comes from the coding sequence ATGTTCAAAAGAAGTGTTGAATACGAAGGGATGGACTGTTTAGACGAGTCCAATCCCATGTATATGCAATATCACACAATGCTGCAAAATGAAATTCCATGGGCTTCGCAGACAAAGTATGCTGAATATACAGTTTACTTTGGTGTTGTATTCATATTCATTGGTTTGGTTAAACAGGTATATTATAGAATTAGAGATTCCACATATAAATCACAAACAGATTCAAATGCAGCCACGTCTTTTATAGATGTTCTTGTGTCGTATTGTCGATATGTGGGTTACAAGCAAACTCCAAGATATTTGCAATATATTGCCTCATTTCCCAAATCAGTTGGTTCAAGTTTATTTCTAATGTTGTCTACGTTATATTTGTCTTGTTATTGCTTTGTACCACATTACTGGTATCGAGGTTGTGCAGGATTTGGATCGCCACCGTTGGCAGTAAGAGCAGGAATGATGTCAACTGCATTAGTACCATTTATATATGTCCTTGCTGGTAAATCCAATGCCATTACGTTGCTCACGGGTATCAGTtatgagaaattgaatgtaTTTCATCAGTATGTTGGTGTGGCGGGGTTCATTTTAGGAGTTGTACATACAATTCCCTttatttatcaacaattacaaGAAGCTGGTGCAAGTGCGTTACACAAGACTTTTATCACTGATTTGTACTACGTTAGTGGTATACCCACTTTAATACTCATGGGGTTGTTGTGCACATTATCAAAAGCCTGGGTAAGAAAACATTTCTATGAGTTGTTTTTACATTTGCATTGGATGATGGGTATTGCATTCTTTGgttgtttgatttggcATATCCAATTTGCATTGGGAGCTCAAAATTACATGTGGGGAGCATTGGCATTTTGGGCATCCCAATTGCTTTACAGAATCTTGGTCAAGACGTGTTTTAAACCCACATCGATGTTTTTGAGGTCGAGAAGTGCACATTTGACCaaacttgatgaaaataCGTATGAAATCCAGATTGATAATGTTAAAGGGTATAAATGGACACCAGGTCAACATTGTTTTCTCAGATTCAAAGGGTTGAGGATTTTGGATAGTCATCCATTTTCTATTTCAACTACGACTGAGCTGGGTGAAGGGATGAAGTTTATCGTAGTTCCTAAACAGGGGTTAACCAAAGCACACTTTGCGGAATTGGATCGTCAAATTGAGCTTAATAAGCAAGTGTATATCGATGGACCATATGGAGGTACGTTCAGAGATGTGTCTAAGTTTGACAAGATTGTGTTGGTTGCTTCAGGTAGTGGAGTCACCGCAACAATCCCATTCTTACTGTACGTTAGCcaattgcatcaacaaaaatccCCATTGGCCGACAACTTGAAATGCGTCAATTTCATCTGGGTGGTTAGACACCAGAGTAATATCAAATGGATCgaagatgaattgatcaGATGTCAAGAAGTACTTGGTCATAAGTTACAATTAGACATAAGAGTCTGTGATTATCTAgttgaaatgaaaaagatggATGACAAAATAGATGTTGAAAAGAGTATTGAGTCAGAAGAGTTGTCAACCCCTAGACTTCCTATGACCTATGGCAAGCCTGATGTACGTTCCATCTTGACCTCATTAAcaacaagtttttcaaGAAGGAATATTGTCGTTTGCTCAGGTAGCAATTTAATGCAAACCCAAGTGTCGCAAATTGTATCTGAACTTCAGTCATTAATATTTAATAATGATTTACGAAATacaaatgttgaagaaatttacTTACATACTGAATGTTTTGGTTGGTAA
- a CDS encoding cytoplasmic RNA-binding protein translates to MSDQISYEQQSNYLEARVQPQSSTQEQSQPQELTIEELEQEKRRLQELDAVLDAQDHNTYTNPDLVDSSNSGDASGVPTAAQLDAERRESDARSVYIGNVDYPTTPLELQQHFSPAGTVNRVTIMTNKVTGQPKGFAYLEFSDVDSMNKAVATLDGSIFRDRPLKVLPKRTNIPGVNANRGGSRGRGRAGFRGRGAFRGRAGFRGRGRGAPRFNPY, encoded by the coding sequence ATGTCAGATCAAATATCCTATGAACAGCAGCTGAATTACTTAGAAGCACGTGTCCAACCGCAATCCTCAACTCAAGAACAATCTCAACCACAAGAACTAaccattgaagaattggaacaGGAGAAGAGACGATTACAAGAACTTGATGCTGTTCTTGATGCACAGGACCATAACACGTACACTAACCCAGATCTCGTTGACTCGAGCAATTCCGGTGACGCTTCCGGTGTGCCAACAGCTGCACAATTAGACGCAGAAAGAAGAGAATCTGATGCCAGATCGGTGTATATTGGTAATGTCGATTACCCAACGACCCCATTGGAATTGCAACAACACTTTTCACCAGCAGGTACAGTCAATAGAGTTACCATAATGACGAATAAAGTTACCGGACAACCTAAGGGTTTCGCTTATTTGGAGTTTAGTGATGTTGATTCTATGAATAAAGCTGTGGCGACTTTGGATGGTTCGATTTTTAGAGATAGGCCTTTGAAAGTGTTGCCGAAAAGAACCAACATACCGGGAGTGAATGCAAATAGAGGAGGTTCGAGAGGCCGTGGACGCGCTGGATTTAGAGGCAGGGGCGCTTTCAGAGGAAGAGCTGGTTTCAGAGGAAGAGGACGCGGAGCTCCTAGGTTTAATCCatattaa
- a CDS encoding transporter of large neutral amino acids has product MTDEYDESTSLINRRPSRSFLDAPIGSFKGPNSLHNFASSFTRAQSFAASKIDNDIHKERSFFARDPTGDGSEDETFDPELMIPSYRGERLSSVVHDLHRNQLFMNSPNDLDSALSPNNDVFYHDDIVNAINESRSRQGSDFFGSGIPMGRKILPQPSFSSFRSSISMATTASQMTLKKIEDSDGNVITVLAGQSTVAQTVFNSVNVLIGVGLLALPVGIMKAGWVFGVPILVACGLVTYWTATLLSKAMESDATIMTYADLGFAAYGSIAKLVISLLFSIDLIGAGVSLIVLFSDSFVGVLSDDPTTTKIITFFILTPFTFIPLPILSFFSLLGILSTISITLLVIICGLVKDTSPGSLIEVMPTNFWPENYTNLLLAVGILMAPFGGHAIFPNLRSDMRHPYKFTKSLRYTYFVTLITDCSMGIFGFLMFGATCSNEVTNTLLQTVGYPGWIYPLIKSLICLIPLAKTPLNAKPIISSLDVLFGVNKVAKTRARAVFNSSNKFVIRIGVNALFVFLAIVFPEFEKIIGILGASICFIICIILPCLFYVKLCGDKLSTLELSTLYLIIFGSCVLGTLASWAVITN; this is encoded by the coding sequence ATGACAGATGAATATGATGAGTCAACTTCCCTCATAAACAGAAGGCCGTCACGGTCATTCCTAGACGCCCCCATTGGCTCTTTCAAGGGGCCAAATTCTTTACACAATTTTGCTAGTTCCTTCACCCGTGCCCAATCTTTCGCAGCATCAAAGATCGACAACGATATTCACAAGGAAAGATCATTTTTTGCTAGGGACCCTACAGGAGACGGGTCTGAAGATGAAACCTTTGACCCAGAGTTGATGATTCCGTCCTACCGTGGTGAAAGACTTAGTCTGGTTGTGCATGATTTGCATCGAAAccaattgtttatgaaTTCTCCCAATGACCTAGATTCCGCCTTGTCGCCAAATAACGATGTTTTTTACCATGATGACATTGTAAATGCAATTAATGAATCAAGATCACGTCAAGGGTCCGACTTTTTTGGAAGCGGCATACCAATGGGTAGAAAGATTCTCCCACAACCTTCGTTTTCAAGTTTTAGAAGTTCCATATCTATGGCCACAACTGCGAGCCAAATGacattaaaaaaaatagaggACTCTGATGGGAATGTGATAACTGTGTTGGCTGGTCAGTCTACGGTAGCTCAAACCGTATTCAATTCGGTCAATGTATTAATTGGAGTGGGGCTACTTGCGTTACCAGTTGGGATCATGAAAGCTGGATGGGTGTTTGGTGTCCCCATATTGGTTGCTTGTGGTCTTGTTACTTACTGGACTGCAACGTTGCTTTCAAAGGCTATGGAATCAGATGCAACTATAATGACTTATGCTGACTTGGGGTTCGCTGCCTATGGGTCCATTGCAAAACTTGTCATTTCTCTactcttttcaattgactTGATAGGTGCTGGTGTGTCGTTGATTGTGTTGTTCAGTGACTCTTTTGTTGGAGTGTTGAGCGATGATCCCACAACCACAAAGATAATCACGTTTTTCATCTTGACACCATTCACATTCATTCCTTTGCCAATATTGTCCTTTTTTTCATTACTTGGAATCTTATCTACCATCAGCATTACATTGTTGGTTATTATTTGCGGCTTGGTTAAGGACACATCACCAGGGTCTTTGATAGAAGTCATGCCAACGAATTTCTGGCCAGAAAACTACACAAATCTTCTACTTGCAGTTGGTATTTTGATGGCTCCATTTGGTGGTCATGCGATATTCCCCAACTTGAGAAGTGATATGAGACACCCATACAAATTTACAAAGTCTCTTCGCTACACATATTTTGTTACTTTGATTACAGATTGTCTGATGGGAATTTTTGGgtttttgatgtttggGGCCACATGCAGCAATGAAGTTACCAACACGTTGTTGCAAACAGTGGGGTATCCAGGTTGGATATACCCCTTGATAAAGTCGTTGATTTGCTTGATTCCTTTAGCCAAGACCCCCCTCAACGCAAAACCAATCATATCTTCCTTGGATGTGTTGTTTGGTGTGAACAAAGTCGCAAAAACTAGAGCTAGAGCAGTGTTCAATTCGTCCAACAAGTTTGTAATTCGAATTGGCGTCAATgcattgtttgtatttttaGCCATTGTGTTCCCCGAATTTGAGAAAATAATCGGTATATTGGGAGCATCAATctgtttcatcatttgcatTATATTACCATGCCTTTTTTATGTCAAATTATGTGGCGACAAACTATCCACACTTGAGTTAAGCACACTTTACCTCATAATTTTCGGCTCCTGCGTTTTGGGAACATTGGCTAGTTGGGCGGTGATTACAAACTAA